A region of Zeugodacus cucurbitae isolate PBARC_wt_2022May chromosome 5, idZeuCucr1.2, whole genome shotgun sequence DNA encodes the following proteins:
- the LOC105213791 gene encoding signal peptidase complex subunit 1, whose translation MFNIQTHMDYEGQHKAEKFSRFIITLFGIVGLIWGAIIQQFSQTVYILGAGFLLASIITIPPWPIYRRHALNWQKPRNIEPPASSGDEGKKKKK comes from the exons atgtttaatattcaaacacatatg GACTATGAGGGCCAGCACAAGGCGGAGAAGTTTTCACGCTTCATCATTACACTTTTCGGCATAGTCGGTCTCATCTGGGGTGCTATCATACAGCAGTTTTCACAAACTGTCTACATTCTTGGTGCAGGCTTTCTTTTGGCTTCTATT ATAACCATTCCACCATGGCCAATATACCGCCGTCACGCCTTGAACTGGCAAAAACCACGTAATATCGAACCACCTGCAAGTAGCGGCGATGAGggcaagaaaaagaagaaataa
- the LOC105213788 gene encoding uncharacterized protein LOC105213788, which translates to MKVFVCILAVVATAQAGFLGLGGGSGGGGGGGYSYGGGDGGHGGHGGFDGGHGGHGGGHGGYEGGHGGGHGGFEGGHGGGHGGEVKIIKIISEGGDGGHGGHGGHGGHGGFDGGYGGGHGGHGGHGGYDGGHGGHGGHGGGGAFNGGFGTSGELKIVKVISGGSAGGHGGHGDAGHGGHGGYSGGGHGGHGGHGGYSSGGHGGHGGEVKIIKVVHEEGGSAGGFDGGYGGGHGGHGGFDGGYGGGHGGHGGFDGGYGGGHGGHGDHGAGGEVKIIKVISEGGAGGAGGYGGDAGGWAAGGGGGAGGWAAGGGGGWSSGGAGGWD; encoded by the exons ATGAAG GTTTTCGTTTGCATCTTAGCTGTGGTGGCCACAGCCCAAGCAGGTTTTCTGGGCCTTGGCGGCGGtagcggtggcggcggcggtggcggctaCTCATATGGTGGCGGTGACGGCGGTCATGGTGGACACGGTGGTTTTGATGGCGGTCATGGAGGTCATGGCGGTGGTCATGGTGGCTACGAAGGCGGCCATGGCGGTGGTCATGGTGGCTTCGAAGGCGGCCATGGCGGCGGTCACGGCGGTGAAGTGAAAATCATCAAGATCATCAGTGAGGGCGGTGATGGCGGTCATGGTGGTCATGGCGGACACGGTGGACACGGTGGCTTCGATGGCGGCTATGGCGGCGGTCATGGTGGACACGGTGGACATGGTGGCTACGATGGCGGTCATGGTGGTCATGGCGGTCACGGTGGTGGTGGCGCTTTCAATGGCGGATTTGGCACCAGCGGCGAATTGAAAATCGTTAAGGTCATCAGCGGAGGTAGCGCCGGCGGTCATGGTGGACACGGTGATGCCGGTCATGGCGGACACGGTGGATACAGCGGCGGCGGTCATGGTGGTCATGGGGGACACGGTGGTTACAGCAGCGGCGGTCATGGCGGTCATGGTGGCGAAGTCAAGATCATCAAGGTCGTACATGAGGAAGGCGGCAGCGCTGGTGGCTTCGATGGCGGTTATGGCGGCGGTCATGGTGGACATGGTGGTTTCGATGGCGGTTATGGCGGCGGTCACGGTGGACACGGTGGTTTCGATGGCGGCTATGGCGGTGGTCATGGCGGTCATGGTGATCACGGTGCTGGCGGTGAAGTCAAAATCATCAAGGTCATCAGTGAAGGCGGCGCTGGCGGTGCTGGCGGCTATGGCGGTGATGCTGGCGGTTGGGCTGCcggtggcggcggtggtgcTGGCGGTTGGgctgctggtggtggtggtggctggTCATCCGGCGGCGCTGGTGGCTGGGATTAA